The sequence GGACGCGAACGTTTCGGGGAACGTGCACGGCGGGAACATCATGAAGCTGGCGGACTCGGCGTCCGGCGCGGTGGCGATCCGCCACTCGGGGCGCAACTGCGTCACCGCGACGGTGGACCGCTTCGATTTCCACGCCCCCGTCTACGTGGGGAACCTCGTGACCCTGTACGCTTCCTTGAACTACGTGGGGCGCACCTCCATGGAGGTGGGCGTCCGCGTCGAGGCGGAGGAGCTGCGGACGGGGAAGACTACCCACACCAACACCTCCTATTTCGTCATGGTGGCGCTGGGCGACGACGGGCGCCCCGTGGAGGTTCCTCCCCTGATACTCGAGACGGAAGACGACCTGCGCAGGCACGAGGAGGCGCTGCGGCGGGTGCATGCCCGCAGGCGGCAGACGTAAAGACCGGTCCCCCGGAAAATACCGCCCGGGGTGGATT is a genomic window of Thermodesulfobacteriota bacterium containing:
- a CDS encoding acyl-CoA thioesterase, producing the protein MKGKPVSASRIVMAQMMTPLDANVSGNVHGGNIMKLADSASGAVAIRHSGRNCVTATVDRFDFHAPVYVGNLVTLYASLNYVGRTSMEVGVRVEAEELRTGKTTHTNTSYFVMVALGDDGRPVEVPPLILETEDDLRRHEEALRRVHARRRQT